A window from Desulfobacteraceae bacterium encodes these proteins:
- a CDS encoding phospholipase A: MRAWQVTVVSIWLLVGGLLEAAQLETILKPPEAPAQAGGAAVITLFFANSGAQPAHVDLGALGSGRLSREEAQQAVAIRYLEPPETPLVIPPAGFRKIAAEVALPDGWSGMVSLTIDGLGGPPVVFPVQEAAQSPTAEPQGSPAPPPCPPPNTDLGYFWDNFSGHEPIYFLYGPNPADVKFQIGFKYHILNSDGPIVNRWPLLDGLHLGYTQTSFWDLETASQPFDDTSYRPEIFLLHADLRQRWLPQASRLDFQAGLQHQSNGQGGDANRSLNIAYAQPTWTFGDPRNQAFTVAPRVFAYLSRASENNDIENYRGYSELLLKLGRWDGVEWATTLCKGTRAGKGSWQMDVSTPIGELLFDNLDLFFHAQFFTGYSESLLRYDESDTRLRLGFSFYR, translated from the coding sequence ATGCGCGCATGGCAGGTTACCGTCGTTTCCATCTGGCTGCTGGTGGGGGGCCTGCTCGAGGCGGCGCAGCTCGAAACCATCCTGAAACCCCCGGAGGCACCCGCCCAGGCCGGCGGGGCGGCGGTCATCACCCTTTTTTTCGCCAACTCCGGCGCGCAACCGGCACACGTCGACCTCGGAGCCCTCGGCAGCGGTCGGCTCTCACGTGAGGAAGCGCAGCAGGCGGTCGCCATCAGGTATCTGGAGCCCCCGGAAACCCCGCTGGTGATCCCCCCGGCAGGGTTTCGCAAGATCGCCGCCGAGGTGGCGCTGCCGGACGGCTGGAGCGGCATGGTCAGTCTGACCATCGACGGCCTCGGGGGTCCGCCGGTGGTCTTCCCCGTCCAGGAGGCCGCGCAATCCCCGACAGCCGAACCCCAAGGCTCTCCCGCGCCGCCGCCTTGTCCACCACCGAACACGGACCTGGGCTATTTCTGGGACAACTTCTCGGGCCACGAGCCGATCTACTTTCTCTACGGCCCGAACCCCGCGGACGTCAAGTTCCAGATTGGCTTCAAATACCACATCCTGAATTCCGACGGCCCCATCGTCAACCGCTGGCCCCTGCTGGACGGACTGCACTTGGGCTACACCCAGACCTCCTTCTGGGACCTGGAGACCGCATCCCAGCCGTTTGACGACACCAGCTACCGCCCCGAAATCTTCCTGCTGCATGCCGACCTGCGCCAGCGCTGGCTGCCCCAAGCCAGCCGCCTGGACTTCCAGGCCGGCCTGCAGCACCAATCCAACGGCCAGGGCGGCGATGCCAACCGCAGCCTCAACATCGCCTATGCCCAACCCACCTGGACTTTCGGCGACCCCCGGAACCAAGCGTTCACCGTCGCCCCGCGGGTTTTCGCCTACCTCTCCCGGGCCAGCGAAAACAATGACATCGAAAACTACCGCGGCTATTCCGAACTGCTGCTCAAACTCGGCCGCTGGGACGGCGTGGAATGGGCCACCACCCTGTGCAAGGGCACCCGGGCCGGCAAGGGTAGCTGGCAGATGGATGTTTCAACCCCCATCGGGGAGCTGCTCTTCGACAATCTGGATCTCTTCTTTCATGCCCAGTTTTTCACCGGTTACAGCGAAAGCCTGCTGCGCTACGACGAGAGCGATACCCGTCTGCGGCTGGGCTTTTCGTTTTACCGCTGA
- a CDS encoding succinate CoA transferase, with protein MRSYGPFALLSAAEAITHVKDGDTVAFSGFSPAGAAKAVPTALAALGREEHRRGRSFRVRVLTGASSGHCIDELLAEAEVIAWRTPYQSGEALRRQINRQEVEYVDMHLSHLPQTVAQGFFGRIDVAVIEATEIAPDGRVYLTTSIGASPTYLQHAEKVIIEINRHQSPRLREMSDVFIMPPPPHRYPIPIFDPLTRIGCPYATVEPRKVVGIVESHEPDKIGAFAPPDAVSNQIAGHVVAFLLAERRAGRIPPELLPLQAGVGNVANAVLAALGEHPDIPPFKMYSEVLQDAMVDLLADGKLIGASATGLTISSGKLKQLVDDIDFFAPRIVLRPQEISNHPGIIRRLGVVAMNTALEADIYGNVNSSHVYGMDVINGIGGSGEFARNSYISIFMTPSVAKGGKISAIVPMCPHVDSNEHSVQILVTEQGLADLRGLGPMQRARAIIDRCAHPAYRDYLNRYIREARTGHIRHDLQRCFELHRNLLATGAMLPSGND; from the coding sequence ATGCGCAGCTATGGCCCGTTTGCGCTGCTGAGCGCCGCAGAAGCCATCACCCACGTCAAAGACGGCGACACGGTCGCCTTCAGCGGGTTTAGCCCCGCCGGGGCGGCCAAGGCCGTACCCACCGCCCTGGCCGCACTGGGCCGCGAGGAGCATCGCCGGGGACGCAGTTTCCGGGTCAGGGTGCTGACCGGCGCCTCCAGCGGCCACTGCATCGATGAACTCCTGGCCGAAGCCGAGGTCATCGCCTGGCGCACCCCCTATCAGTCCGGCGAGGCCCTGCGGCGCCAGATCAATCGTCAGGAAGTGGAATATGTGGACATGCACCTCTCCCACCTGCCCCAGACCGTGGCCCAGGGGTTTTTCGGGCGGATCGACGTGGCCGTCATCGAGGCCACCGAAATCGCGCCGGACGGACGGGTCTACCTGACCACCTCCATCGGGGCCTCCCCCACCTACCTGCAACACGCCGAAAAGGTCATCATCGAAATCAACCGCCACCAGTCGCCGCGCCTGCGCGAGATGAGCGATGTCTTCATCATGCCGCCGCCGCCGCATCGCTACCCCATCCCGATCTTTGACCCTCTCACCCGCATCGGCTGCCCCTACGCCACGGTGGAGCCCCGAAAGGTGGTGGGCATCGTCGAAAGCCACGAACCGGACAAAATCGGCGCTTTCGCCCCGCCTGACGCGGTCAGCAATCAAATCGCCGGCCACGTGGTGGCTTTTTTGCTGGCGGAGAGGCGCGCCGGCCGGATTCCCCCCGAACTGCTGCCGCTGCAGGCCGGTGTCGGCAACGTCGCCAACGCGGTTTTGGCGGCACTGGGCGAACACCCCGACATTCCGCCCTTCAAGATGTACTCCGAGGTCCTTCAGGATGCCATGGTGGACCTGCTGGCCGACGGCAAGTTGATCGGCGCCAGTGCCACCGGGTTGACCATCTCCAGCGGCAAGCTGAAACAACTTGTGGACGACATCGACTTCTTCGCCCCGCGTATCGTGCTGCGCCCCCAGGAAATCTCCAACCACCCCGGCATCATCCGGCGACTCGGGGTGGTGGCGATGAACACCGCCCTGGAGGCCGACATCTACGGCAACGTCAATTCCTCCCACGTTTACGGCATGGACGTGATCAACGGCATCGGCGGCAGCGGCGAGTTCGCCCGCAACAGCTACATCTCCATTTTCATGACCCCCTCGGTGGCCAAGGGCGGCAAAATCTCGGCCATCGTCCCCATGTGCCCGCACGTTGACAGCAACGAGCACTCCGTGCAGATCCTGGTCACCGAACAGGGGCTGGCGGACCTGCGCGGTCTGGGGCCGATGCAGCGCGCCCGAGCCATCATCGACCGCTGCGCCCACCCCGCATACCGGGACTATCTCAACCGCTACATCCGCGAGGCCCGCACCGGGCACATCCGGCACGACCTGCAGCGCTGTTTCGAACTGCACCGCAACCTGCTGGCCACCGGTGCGATGCTGCCCAGCGGAAACGACTGA
- a CDS encoding response regulator — translation MTETGNILVVDDEKRIRDSLRVLLTREGHTVQTRSSGENAITLLRKTAFDLVITNLFMGEVNGIGVLQEAKARCPETMVMLHTGYEDLEFIIEALQMDADDYILKPCEPAEMKRRVARCLEKRASRRQKAAAGKILPVCSVCKKVRDDSCTTPGCGEWVRMEDYLGHKTRFRVTSTFCPACALKIKRKLEES, via the coding sequence GTGACCGAGACCGGAAACATCCTTGTTGTGGACGACGAGAAACGGATTCGTGACAGCCTGCGGGTTCTCCTGACGCGGGAAGGCCACACCGTCCAAACCCGCAGCAGCGGCGAAAATGCCATCACCCTGCTGCGCAAAACCGCTTTCGATCTGGTGATCACCAACCTCTTCATGGGGGAGGTGAACGGCATCGGGGTTTTGCAGGAGGCCAAGGCGCGCTGCCCCGAGACCATGGTGATGCTCCACACCGGCTACGAAGATCTGGAGTTCATCATCGAGGCGCTTCAGATGGACGCCGACGACTATATCCTCAAGCCCTGTGAGCCCGCCGAAATGAAGCGCCGGGTGGCCCGCTGCCTGGAAAAACGGGCGTCGCGGCGCCAGAAGGCCGCCGCCGGCAAAATTTTGCCGGTCTGCAGCGTTTGCAAAAAAGTGCGCGACGACAGCTGCACGACACCCGGCTGCGGTGAATGGGTGAGGATGGAAGACTACCTCGGCCACAAGACGCGCTTTCGGGTGACCTCCACCTTCTGCCCCGCTTGCGCCCTCAAAATCAAGCGCAAGCTCGAAGAATCCTGA